One stretch of Nocardia mangyaensis DNA includes these proteins:
- a CDS encoding MarR family winged helix-turn-helix transcriptional regulator → MATPSEESPASWTNLPSWLLTQTANHAHRLVTEGFSAADARGYHYRLLATLAEFGPASQATLGRRSGIHLSDMVATINELAERDLVQRSPDPADRRRNIVSLTTAGKRRLRKLDKRLADAQAELLEPLSPEQRRHLTELLTLLLDHHSGPADSPDEER, encoded by the coding sequence ATGGCGACCCCCTCCGAGGAATCACCGGCGAGCTGGACGAACCTGCCCAGCTGGCTACTCACCCAGACCGCCAACCATGCCCATCGCCTGGTGACCGAAGGGTTCTCGGCCGCCGACGCCCGCGGCTATCACTACCGCCTGCTGGCCACCCTCGCCGAATTCGGCCCGGCCAGCCAGGCGACGTTGGGCCGCCGCAGCGGCATCCATCTCAGCGACATGGTCGCGACGATCAACGAACTCGCCGAGCGCGACCTGGTCCAGCGGTCCCCCGACCCGGCCGACCGGCGCCGCAACATCGTCTCCCTGACCACGGCGGGCAAGCGACGGCTGCGCAAGCTCGACAAGCGGCTGGCCGACGCGCAGGCCGAACTGCTGGAGCCGCTGTCGCCCGAGCAGCGCCGCCACTTGACCGAGTTGCTGACGCTACTGCTGGACCACCACTCCGGGCCGGCGGACTCTCCCGACGAAGAGCGATAA
- the fdxA gene encoding ferredoxin, translated as MTFVIGAACVDVLDRACVEECPIDCIFEGGRMAYIQPDDCIDCGACEPVCPVEAIYFEDDLPAGQEEFIAENARFFAEPLPGRDAPLGQPGSASGVGVLGVDTEYVREYRP; from the coding sequence GTGACGTTCGTGATCGGTGCCGCGTGTGTGGACGTGCTGGATCGGGCCTGTGTGGAGGAGTGCCCGATCGACTGCATCTTCGAAGGTGGCCGGATGGCCTACATCCAGCCCGATGACTGCATCGACTGTGGCGCTTGCGAACCGGTGTGCCCGGTGGAGGCGATCTACTTCGAGGACGATCTTCCGGCGGGTCAGGAAGAGTTCATCGCCGAGAACGCCCGGTTCTTCGCCGAGCCGCTGCCGGGACGGGACGCACCGCTCGGGCAGCCGGGTAGTGCGTCGGGGGTCGGTGTGCTGGGGGTCGACACGGAGTACGTGCGGGAGTATCGCCCGTGA
- a CDS encoding PucR family transcriptional regulator yields MAAYGSLVWVGQALGPLTGAITEELIRVTEQMIPVTDIAFDLADMRAASIAENVAVVQYVLANNVDPATVSPSAAATAYAQRLARRGVPLTVLLRAYGLGQYRLLDAAIGLILAVPGPDQPARIAELLEFAGRYLDRLNSSMGRIYEAERDRWLSSRQAARQQWIARLLDSDDVDVPAAETALDYRLDRRHRAAELWTTPTTTGADAARAFEQARQLLSTAMGAEGAELVSATGARDMRIWFPVDGDPVAHDVLADPIESAGLPVRVTLGPVGEGLPGFRRSARGAARAKALVVSAGPDAPGVVEFDAVAPFALLADEPDELAGFVRRVLGPLAEDTTKTTLLRHTLEVFLAEDGSFSRTARVLQVHRNTVQYRIQQVTGRYGISLDTDSFEVRFALGVCRWHRQVLTAAT; encoded by the coding sequence GTGGCGGCCTACGGATCACTGGTCTGGGTCGGCCAGGCGCTGGGCCCGCTCACCGGAGCCATCACCGAAGAGCTCATCCGGGTCACCGAGCAGATGATTCCGGTGACCGACATCGCCTTCGACCTGGCCGACATGCGGGCCGCCAGCATCGCCGAGAACGTCGCTGTCGTGCAGTACGTGCTGGCCAACAACGTCGACCCCGCCACGGTCAGCCCGTCCGCCGCCGCCACGGCCTACGCTCAGCGGCTGGCTCGGCGCGGCGTGCCGCTGACGGTCCTGCTGCGCGCCTACGGGCTCGGCCAGTACCGGCTGCTCGACGCGGCCATCGGGCTGATCCTCGCCGTGCCGGGACCCGATCAGCCCGCCCGGATCGCCGAGCTGCTCGAGTTCGCGGGCCGCTACCTCGATCGGCTCAACTCCTCGATGGGCCGGATCTACGAGGCGGAACGGGATCGCTGGCTCAGCAGCCGTCAGGCGGCCCGCCAGCAGTGGATCGCCCGGCTTCTCGACAGCGACGACGTCGACGTCCCGGCCGCCGAAACGGCCCTGGACTACCGCCTCGACCGGCGACATCGTGCCGCGGAACTGTGGACCACGCCCACCACCACCGGCGCCGATGCCGCCCGCGCCTTCGAGCAGGCGCGCCAGCTGCTGTCGACGGCGATGGGGGCCGAGGGTGCGGAGTTGGTGTCGGCGACCGGTGCGCGCGATATGCGGATCTGGTTCCCGGTCGACGGCGATCCCGTCGCCCACGACGTGCTCGCCGATCCGATCGAGAGCGCCGGACTGCCGGTGCGGGTCACGCTGGGGCCCGTGGGGGAGGGGCTGCCCGGGTTCCGGCGCTCCGCTCGCGGTGCGGCGCGAGCGAAAGCGCTGGTCGTCTCCGCCGGTCCGGACGCACCGGGTGTGGTGGAGTTCGACGCGGTCGCACCGTTCGCATTGCTGGCCGACGAGCCGGACGAGCTCGCCGGGTTCGTTCGTCGTGTCCTCGGCCCGCTGGCCGAGGACACGACGAAGACGACGTTGCTGCGGCACACGCTCGAGGTGTTCCTCGCCGAGGACGGCAGCTTTTCACGCACCGCGCGCGTCCTTCAGGTGCATCGCAATACCGTTCAGTACCGGATCCAGCAGGTCACCGGGCGATACGGCATCAGCTTGGACACCGACAGCTTCGAGGTGCGTTTCGCCTTGGGCGTGTGTCGGTGGCATCGCCAGGTGCTGACGGCGGCGACTTGA
- a CDS encoding hemolysin family protein, with translation MNSDTVVNIALVLVFVLIGGVFAGTEIALVTLRESQIRRLEDRGKRGARTAVLARNPNRFLAAVQIGVTVAGFFSAAYGASMLAPDLSPVLESWGLPPGLAVATALVTITLVISYLSLILGELVPKRIALQRATGVAMATAPTLDRFATVVRPVIWLLSVSTDALVRLLGADPKVKGEEITHEELRDLLTGHSTLPDEERVILNEVFDAGHRRLAAVMRPRTDVEFLEATTPVHRAGEEALHRGHSRYPVTAGSLDDVTGFVHLRDLLLADDSTATVGDLAREVMEFPDSKPALTTLSEMRHGNQQIAIVVDEFGGTAGIVTIEDLVEEIVGEIGDEFDLPHHHIDGLLIVDDFTTATGITLPKGPYETVAGFVLDKLQRIPELGDTITVDGHRLTVSALDGHRITQLRFRPATR, from the coding sequence ATGAACTCCGACACGGTTGTCAATATCGCGCTGGTTCTCGTATTCGTGCTGATCGGCGGTGTCTTCGCCGGCACCGAAATTGCGCTGGTGACCTTGCGTGAGAGTCAGATCCGTCGACTGGAGGACCGTGGTAAGCGCGGGGCCAGAACAGCCGTGCTGGCCAGGAATCCGAATCGGTTCCTGGCCGCGGTGCAGATCGGCGTCACCGTCGCGGGCTTCTTCTCCGCCGCCTACGGTGCCTCCATGCTCGCCCCCGACCTCTCCCCGGTCCTCGAGTCCTGGGGACTGCCGCCCGGGCTCGCGGTAGCGACCGCCCTGGTCACCATCACACTGGTGATCTCCTACCTGTCACTGATCCTCGGCGAACTCGTGCCCAAACGCATCGCACTGCAACGAGCCACCGGTGTGGCGATGGCGACGGCACCGACCTTGGACAGGTTCGCCACCGTGGTGCGACCGGTGATCTGGCTGCTCTCGGTGTCCACCGACGCCCTGGTGCGCCTGCTCGGCGCAGACCCGAAGGTCAAGGGCGAGGAGATCACCCATGAGGAGTTGCGCGACCTGCTCACCGGACACTCGACTCTTCCCGACGAGGAACGCGTCATCCTGAACGAGGTCTTCGACGCCGGCCATCGTCGCCTGGCCGCCGTCATGCGACCACGCACCGATGTCGAATTCCTCGAGGCCACCACACCGGTCCACCGCGCAGGCGAGGAAGCTCTGCATCGCGGCCACAGCCGCTATCCGGTCACCGCCGGATCGCTGGACGATGTCACCGGATTCGTTCACCTGCGCGATCTCCTACTCGCCGACGACAGCACCGCCACGGTGGGAGACCTGGCGCGCGAAGTGATGGAGTTTCCCGATTCCAAACCGGCACTGACCACCCTGTCGGAAATGCGGCACGGCAATCAGCAGATCGCCATCGTTGTCGACGAATTCGGCGGCACCGCGGGAATCGTCACGATCGAGGACCTGGTGGAGGAAATCGTCGGCGAGATCGGCGACGAATTCGACCTCCCACATCACCACATCGACGGACTACTGATCGTCGACGACTTCACGACCGCCACCGGGATCACCCTCCCCAAAGGACCCTACGAGACTGTCGCGGGCTTCGTCCTCGACAAACTCCAACGCATCCCCGAACTCGGCGACACCATCACCGTCGACGGCCACCGCCTGACGGTCAGCGCCCTCGACGGCCACCGCATCACCCAGCTCCGATTCCGCCCCGCGACCCGGTGA